One region of Gossypium raimondii isolate GPD5lz chromosome 6, ASM2569854v1, whole genome shotgun sequence genomic DNA includes:
- the LOC105774516 gene encoding probable serine/threonine-protein kinase PBL23: MSWLSCCRSDAHHRNVACKKKTVGVGGNNNNNGKSLRSFMHTLSLKTDGGKQKIDEEIQKIRKAKVSARIFTFRELVVATDNFNPDCLIGEGGFGRVYQGYIESIDQVVAVKQLDRNGLQGSREFFSEVLMLSLVQHPNLVNLIGYCADGDQRILVYEYMPNGSLDHLLDLPPGQQPLDWNTRMKIAVGAAKGLEYLHDFADPPIIFRDFKASNILLDANFNPKLSDFGLAKLGPTEGKEHVSTRVMGTYGYCAPEYAMTGKLTVKSDVYSFGVVFLEIISGRRAIDLERPTEEQNLVAWAEPLFKDRQKFELMVDPLLKGNYPIKGLCQALAVAAMCLQEEAESRPLIADVVTAIEFLARPKDSENNYEDSQRSGCLHDKSAREESE; this comes from the exons atgAGCTGGTTGTCTTGTTGTAGGTCGGATGCGCATCACCGCAATGTTGCCTGTAAGAAGAAAACCGTCGGCGTTGGTggtaataacaacaacaatggCAAATCATTGAGGTCTTTCATGCATACTTTGTCTCTCAAGACAG ATGGAGGCAAGCAGAAGATAGATGAAGAAATTCAGAAAATCAGGAAAGCTAAAGTTTCGGCTCGTATCTTCACATTTCGAGAACTAGTTGTTGCAACAGATAACTTCAATCCTGATTGTCTGATAGGCGAAGGGGGATTCGGCCGGGTTTACCAAGGATACATAGAATCCATTGAtcaa GTTGTTGCGGTGAAGCAACTTGATAGGAATGGATTGCAAGGAAGCAGAGAATTCTTCTCAGAGGTTCTAATGTTAAGCCTGGTTCAACATCCCAACCTTGTCAATCTGATTGGATATTGTGCTGATGGGGATCAAAGGATTTTAGTTTATGAATATATGCCTAATGGTTCTTTGGATCATCTTCTTG ATTTACCCCCTGGCCAGCAGCCATTGGACTGGAACACAAGGATGAAAATAGCTGTAGGAGCAGCCAAAGGACTAGAGTACCTACATGACTTTGCCGATCCACCGATAATTTTCCGCGATTTTAAAGCGTCCAACATCTTACTAGATGCCAACTTTAATCCGAAACTGTCTGATTTTGGACTTGCAAAGTTAGGGCCAACAGAGGGGAAGGAACATGTTTCAACAAGGGTGATGGGGACCTATGGTTATTGTGCTCCGGAATATGCGATGACAGGGAAGCTGACCGTGAAATCTGATGTTTACAGTTTCGGTGTGGTGTTTCTGGAGATAATCTCGGGGAGGAGAGCTATTGATCTCGAAAGACCGACCGAAGAACAGAACCTGGTTGCTTGG GCCGAGCCATTGTTCAAAGACAGGCAGAAGTTCGAATTAATGGTGGATCCCCTGCTCAAAGGGAATTACCCTATAAAGGGTCTTTGTCAAGCTCTTGCAGTTGCAGCAATGTGCCTTCAGGAGGAAGCCGAGAGTCGGCCATTGATTGCTGATGTCGTGACAGCCATCGAGTTCCTTGCCAGGCCAAAAGACAGTGAAAACAATTATGAAGATTCACAAAGAAGCGGTTGCTTGCACGATAAATCCGCGCGAGAAGAAAGTGAGTGA
- the LOC105774518 gene encoding uncharacterized protein LOC105774518, with translation MQYKTSFKHPNFYPHKMAASAPIAIGTRGTVGSLLKKEIEYFTKFELEGRGGSWKPHAHMVDMDCRTGHSRPGFWFLITGWKRKKRKGNTGFLPSMCSAIEVADKDQFNRIPGFNYRILQNDVHNFHV, from the coding sequence ATGCAGTATAAAACCAGCTTCAAACACCCCAATTTTTACCCTCACAAAATGGCTGCTTCAGCTCCTATTGCAATTGGCACTAGGGGTACTGTAGGATCACTCCTCAAGAAGGAAATCGAGTACTTCACCAAGTTTGAGCTAGAAGGACGAGGTGGGTCATGGAAACCCCATGCCCATATGGTGGATATGGATTGCAGAACTGGCCATTCAAGGCCTGGTTTCTGGTTCTTGATTACTGGTTGGAAAAGGAAGAAACGAAAAGGCAACACCGGGTTCTTGCCAAGCATGTGTTCTGCAATAGAAGTTGCCGACAAAGATCAGTTTAACAGGATCCCTGGTTTCAATTACAGGATCCTTCAAAATGATGTCCACAACTTTCATGTTTAG